A window of Chryseobacterium shandongense genomic DNA:
TGAATTTTAAAGAAAAATAATTCTTTGAATATCAGCAAAGAAACAATTACGCTCTATAAATATTCATTATTTCATTTTTATTTTTAAAATAATTTATATAATTTCGCGACATAGAAATACAGACCCATGGTGTAGCGGTAACACTACTGATTTTGGTTCAGTCATCTGGGGTTCGAATCCCTGTGGGTCTACATAACAGGAGAAATGATATCATTTCTCCTGTTTTTATTTACGGCATATTGAATGAAAATTATTACTGGCAATTCACTTTTTCCGTCAATTCATTCAGGAATCTATTAACCAGTCAGCCTTGAGTATTGAAATATAATTTGTAGCTTCAAATTATTCAATAATATGTAATATAATTTCCTTATTAACAATTAAACTTTAACTAGTTTTAATTTTCTTATTAATTTTATTTATTTTTGTGCCCTAAAATATTACTAATAACCTGTTTATATGTTAAAAAATATATTTTTTTCTTTTAGTTTTTTAATTTGGGGATCTTTTGTGTGGGCACAAAACTCATTTCCGCAAAATGTAGTTATTGATGATGCTTATAATTCTCCCACCGTAAGTCTGGCTACTCATGTAGACCTTGACAATGACTCGAAAGTCGATATTTTAGCTGTTGATTACAGAAAGATATTCTGGCTTAAAAATGTCTCTACCCAACAAAACAGCTTTTCGCCGATCCAGAATATTTACACTCACCCCTCTGAAATATTACAGGTAGGAAGTGCAGACATCAACTATGACGGCTTTAAGGATATTATTTTTAGAACCACTGCGGGCATCTTCATGATGACCGGAAGTGGAAATTTAGGCGCTTTTTCTACCCCCATTTCTTTGTACACCGGCAACTATACGCAATTTCAAATTTTAGATATTGATTCCGACGGTTTTCTTGATGTTTATGCGCAAAGCCAAACAACAGCCGGATGGAGGAAAAACAGCGGAAACGGAACTTTTCCCAACTCATTTACAATTTTTACTAGCGGCACCGGCGGTCCTTCCGTAGCTATTTTTAAAGATATGGATGGGGATAACAAACCGGATCTTGTTACTAAAGCAGGCTATTTTATCCGATGGTATAAAAACGACGGAACCGGGATATTTACTTTAAAACAAACCATAGAAAGCAGTGCGATTGGAGAAAAAATGGCAGTTGGGGATATTGATACAGATGGAGACCAGGATATTATCTATTATTATGAAAACGGAAACAGCGTACAATTTCGGTGGTATAAAAACACCAATGGACTTGGAAATTTTTCGTCAATGGCTATTATTGCAAACGCACCTCCAAGTCCTACCGGATTTGCCTATAATGTAGACAGACATGGTATAAAAATGTTTGATGTTGATATGGATGGCAAAGATGACATCGTATATCGTGTCTTTTGGCTTAATAATGTGGTATGGAGAAAAAATTTAGGAAACGCCACCTTTGGAGCAGACAATACAATTACCAATAACGCAAAAGGAATTAAAGATTTTAATTTTGCAGATTTTAATAATGACGGAAAAGCGGATATTTATTCTTTGTCTTCGATAGATTCTAAAATTTCATGGTATCAGAATTTGGGTACAGGCAGTTTTAGCTCACAAAAAGTACTTACGTATGGACTTAATGGTATTAATTCCATCTGCAGTGGAGACATCGACGGAGATGGTGACATCGATCTTTTATCTACTTCAAGCGGAGACAATAAAATGAGCTGGTATAGAAATACAGACGGATTGGGTACATTCAGTGAGCAGCAGATTGTTATCAACAACAGTACAACATATCCCATGTATGCACAACTGTTTGATGCGGATAATGACGGAGATAAAGATTTTGTAGTAAAATATCAGTACGAGGTTAATTATGTAACCCTTTACAGAATTTCCCTATTTAAAAATAATGGTTCCGGAAATTTTACAGAGCAGATTATCGCAAACGATTTGCCTAAAGATGTTTTGGGATTAGCCGTTGCCGATATTGACAACGATGGAGATTTTGACCTCATTGCCGCTTACCAGCAAACTTCCTTGATGAAATTTATAAACAATGGGTCAGGAAATTTTTCATCACAGGTAAGCTTTTTCTCAATTGCTACTAAATATCCATTGTCGTTAAAAACCCTGGATATGGATAACGATGGGGATTTTGATGTCTTGGCTACCTATCTGGATAAAGAGATAGAATGGTATGAAAATACAGATGGATTGGGAAGCTTTTCTACAAACCATATTGTTGTTTCACAAATGCATCATGCTTCAGATGCAACCACTGCAGATATTGACGGCGATGGAGATATAGATGTTTTATTTGTAAATTATTTTTACAATGAAGCCGGTTGGTTTCAGAATAACGGAAACGGGACATATACCAAAAAACTGGTTCCCGGAACAGTTAACCATTCAAGATCCATTATTGCGTACGATGTAGATGGAGATGGCCTTAAGGACATTGTGACCAACACTTTTCCTCAGCCAAAATTAAGATGGTATAAAAATCTTGGAGGGGGAAATCTCGGGCCTGCACAATTAATCACAAATAATATCGGACGGGTAAGAGATTTTGATATTGCAGATTATAATGGTGACGGAAAACCAGATTTTGTCGCAGGATCCGACACTGGTGAAGATGGCGATGAAACGAATATGATTACCTGGTTCGAAACAGGTGCTTCTTACCAAAATAAAATTTCCGGAAAAGTACGTTTTGATGAAGATAATAACGGATGCAGCCCAAGTGATATGGGAGCATCCATGGTAATGGTAAAAACACAGAATTCCCAGCATTCTTATGCTACATTTACCGATGATTCGGGTGCATATTCATTGGTGGCCAATCAAAGTCAGTTTACCACATCAGTTTCATCACCTTTACCAAATTACGCTGTTTCGCCTCAAAGTCAGGTACAGAATTTTACAGCTTTAGGTGAAACACAAAATGCAGATTTCTGCCTTTTGCCCAATTCGGTTTTTAAAAATCTGGAAGTTTCCGTTTATCCTTTAAATGTAGCGAGACCAGGTTTTACGACGACATACAAAATTGTGGTTTCCAATAAAGGATCCCAAAAAGTGAATGGCGAAATTGTTTTCAATTTTAATAATTCTAAGATGACTTATACTACATCCAGTATCGCTCCGGATTCTCAATCTGCAGGCAGTTTGTCTTTTAATTATACTAATTTATCACCTTTTCATTCTAAAACAATTGAGGTGAAATTACAAATGCAGACCATACCTGTAACAAATATTGGAGACCTGCTTGAGTTTACAGCAACGGCACAGATTCCTCAGGATATTACTCCGGCTGATAACACCTTTGTTCTTAAGCAAAATGTAGTTGGTTCGTATGATCCAAATGACATACAGGTTCTGGAAGGTACGCAGATTTTACTTTCTCAGAAAGATGATTATTTGCATTATGTGATCAGATTTCAGAATACAGGAAATTACCATGCACAGAGGGTAAGGGTGAAAAACATTCTGGATGATCAGTTAGACTGGTCTACCCTTACATTAGAATCGTACAGCCATCCAAACAGAGCGGTTGTTACGAACGGCAATAATGTAGAATTTATTTTTGATGCGATCTATCTTCCGGGAACCAATGACGAACCAAATTCTCACGGATATATTGCGTATAAAATAAAACCTAAATCGAATGTCGTTGTGGGAGATATCTTTACCAATAATGCAGAGATATTCTTCGATTACAATCCTCCAATTGTAACCAATACTGTCAATACTGAAATTGTAAATCAGATTCTCTCTACAGCGTCTGTTTCTATGACGGACTTTAAAATATATCCAAATCCAACCAATGGTTTGGTATATATAAAATCACCTGAAAAAATTAAGAAAATCACAGTTTATAATTCAGCTGGACAGCAAATTTTACGAAAAGAAAATCAGTCGGAAATAGACTTGTCCCATTTACCAAAAGGCATTTACATAGTTACCTTTGAAAGTGAGGACAAAGTTCATACTTCAAAGGTTATCAGAAAATAAAGCAAGAGGCTGTCCTGAAAGACAGTCTTTTTTTTTTAACAGCGATGATATTATTAAATTTTAGAGTTAATATATTGAAATGACTTTCCATGCAGAATTATTACTGTATCAGAATACCATACTAAGATCATTATCTTTGTGTCTTAATCTGAAACCCACTTTATTATATCATCTAATTCTTTCAGAAAAATTAGAAATACAAAAGACAGTCGAAAAAATCAACTGTCTTTTCTTATGTTTATAATTATGTTAACTAAACAAGATCAAACCGATCCAGATTCATTACTTTCACCCAGGCTGAAACAAAGTCATTGACAAATTTTCCCTGAGCATCGGAACTGGCATACACCTCAGCAATAGCTCTTAATTCTGAATTTGATCCAAAAACAAGATCGGCTCTAGTGGCAGTCCATTTCTTTTCTCCGGTTTTCCGATCTGTACCCTCATATAATTCCCTATCACCAGACACTGCTTTCCATTGCGTATTCATATCCAGGAGATGAATAAAAAAATCATTGGTGAGAATTCCGGGTCTCTGTGTGAAAACTCCATGTTGGGAACCATCAAAATTGGTATCTAAAGAGCGCATTCCACCTATCAAAACAGTAAGCTCAGGAGCGGTAAGCGTTAACAGCTGTGCTTTGTCAATCAATAAAGATTCTGTGGAAACAGAGAATTTTTTCTTTAAGTAATTTCTGAATCCGTCGGCTAAAGGTTCCAGATATTGCATTGATTCAACATCTGTCTGTTCCTGAGAAGCATCCATTCTTCCCGGTGAAAACGGAACAATGACGTTGTACCCTGCATCTTTCGCTGCTTTTTCAACCGCTGCACTTCCTGCAAGAACAATAAGATCGGCCAATGAAACTTTTTTGCCTCCCGTTTGATTTTCGTTAAATTCTTTCTGAATATTTTCAAGCGTGCTTAAAACTTTCTGCAGCTGATCAGGATTATTCACCTCCCAATCTTTCTGAGGAGCAAGACGGATTCTTGCACCATTGGCACCACCTCTTTTATCGCTTCCTCTGAAGGTTGATGCTGAAGCCCAGGCTGTAGAAACCAGCTCTGAAACATTTAATCCGGAATCAAGAATCTTTGATTTCAGCGCCTCAATGTCTGAATTATGAATGAGTATATGATCTACTGCAGGAATGGGATCCTGCCAAATAAGTTCTTCCGAAGGAACATCCGGCCCCAGATAACGGGCTTTCGGGCCCATATCTCTGTGCGTAAGCTTAAACCACGCCCTTGCAAAAGCATCTGCAAAAGCATCAGGATTTTCATAAAACTTTCTTGAAATTTTTTCGTATTCAGGATCAAATTTCAGCGACAGATCGGTCGTAAGCATGGTAGGCCTGTGTTTTTTATCAGGATCAAAAGCATCCGGAATGGTTTCGCTGCCGTTTTTTGCAACCCACTGATGAGCTCCGGCAGGACTTTTGGTAAGCTCCCATTCGTTTTCGAAAAGGTTTTTGAAAAAGTTATTACTCCATTGAGTCGGAGTTTCCGTCCATGTAACTTCAAGACCACTGGAGATGGCATCTCTCCCTTTTCCGGAATTATAAGTGCTGTTCCAACCAAATCCCTGCGTTTCAATTTCCTCTGCTTCCGGTTCTCTTCCAACATGATCTGCCGGTCCTGCACCGTGTGTTTTTCCAAATGTATGACCTCCCGCAATAAGCGCTACTGTCTCTTCATCGTTCATAGCCATTCTTCCAAAGGTATCGCGGATATCTTTCGCTGCGGCAATAGGATCGGGATTTCCGTCCGGTCCTTCCGGATTTACATAAATAAGCCCCATTTGTACCGCGGCCAGAGGTTTTTCAAGATTTCGGGAATGGATATCGCCGTCTGCATCGTCATCAGTTGGCAGCACTCCACGATTTTCCACTACTCCGTCTGAACCGTGCGCATACCGAAGATCTCCGCCTAACCATGTTTTCTCTGCACCCCAATACACATCCATATCCGGTTCCCAGACATCTTCGCGACCGCCTGCAAACCCAAATGTTTTAAAACCCATGGATTCAAGGGCAACGTTT
This region includes:
- a CDS encoding T9SS type A sorting domain-containing protein — protein: MLKNIFFSFSFLIWGSFVWAQNSFPQNVVIDDAYNSPTVSLATHVDLDNDSKVDILAVDYRKIFWLKNVSTQQNSFSPIQNIYTHPSEILQVGSADINYDGFKDIIFRTTAGIFMMTGSGNLGAFSTPISLYTGNYTQFQILDIDSDGFLDVYAQSQTTAGWRKNSGNGTFPNSFTIFTSGTGGPSVAIFKDMDGDNKPDLVTKAGYFIRWYKNDGTGIFTLKQTIESSAIGEKMAVGDIDTDGDQDIIYYYENGNSVQFRWYKNTNGLGNFSSMAIIANAPPSPTGFAYNVDRHGIKMFDVDMDGKDDIVYRVFWLNNVVWRKNLGNATFGADNTITNNAKGIKDFNFADFNNDGKADIYSLSSIDSKISWYQNLGTGSFSSQKVLTYGLNGINSICSGDIDGDGDIDLLSTSSGDNKMSWYRNTDGLGTFSEQQIVINNSTTYPMYAQLFDADNDGDKDFVVKYQYEVNYVTLYRISLFKNNGSGNFTEQIIANDLPKDVLGLAVADIDNDGDFDLIAAYQQTSLMKFINNGSGNFSSQVSFFSIATKYPLSLKTLDMDNDGDFDVLATYLDKEIEWYENTDGLGSFSTNHIVVSQMHHASDATTADIDGDGDIDVLFVNYFYNEAGWFQNNGNGTYTKKLVPGTVNHSRSIIAYDVDGDGLKDIVTNTFPQPKLRWYKNLGGGNLGPAQLITNNIGRVRDFDIADYNGDGKPDFVAGSDTGEDGDETNMITWFETGASYQNKISGKVRFDEDNNGCSPSDMGASMVMVKTQNSQHSYATFTDDSGAYSLVANQSQFTTSVSSPLPNYAVSPQSQVQNFTALGETQNADFCLLPNSVFKNLEVSVYPLNVARPGFTTTYKIVVSNKGSQKVNGEIVFNFNNSKMTYTTSSIAPDSQSAGSLSFNYTNLSPFHSKTIEVKLQMQTIPVTNIGDLLEFTATAQIPQDITPADNTFVLKQNVVGSYDPNDIQVLEGTQILLSQKDDYLHYVIRFQNTGNYHAQRVRVKNILDDQLDWSTLTLESYSHPNRAVVTNGNNVEFIFDAIYLPGTNDEPNSHGYIAYKIKPKSNVVVGDIFTNNAEIFFDYNPPIVTNTVNTEIVNQILSTASVSMTDFKIYPNPTNGLVYIKSPEKIKKITVYNSAGQQILRKENQSEIDLSHLPKGIYIVTFESEDKVHTSKVIRK
- the katG gene encoding catalase/peroxidase HPI, producing MEKDSNDISKCPFHNGSMKKENVAGGGTKNSDWWPDQLKVDILRQHSSLSNPMDKDFDYSAEFKKLDLEAVKKDLHQLMTDSQDWWSADFGHYGPLFIRMAWHSAGTYRVGDGRGGAGAGQQRFAPLNSWPDNVNLDKARRLLWPIKQKYGKKISWADLMILTGNVALESMGFKTFGFAGGREDVWEPDMDVYWGAEKTWLGGDLRYAHGSDGVVENRGVLPTDDDADGDIHSRNLEKPLAAVQMGLIYVNPEGPDGNPDPIAAAKDIRDTFGRMAMNDEETVALIAGGHTFGKTHGAGPADHVGREPEAEEIETQGFGWNSTYNSGKGRDAISSGLEVTWTETPTQWSNNFFKNLFENEWELTKSPAGAHQWVAKNGSETIPDAFDPDKKHRPTMLTTDLSLKFDPEYEKISRKFYENPDAFADAFARAWFKLTHRDMGPKARYLGPDVPSEELIWQDPIPAVDHILIHNSDIEALKSKILDSGLNVSELVSTAWASASTFRGSDKRGGANGARIRLAPQKDWEVNNPDQLQKVLSTLENIQKEFNENQTGGKKVSLADLIVLAGSAAVEKAAKDAGYNVIVPFSPGRMDASQEQTDVESMQYLEPLADGFRNYLKKKFSVSTESLLIDKAQLLTLTAPELTVLIGGMRSLDTNFDGSQHGVFTQRPGILTNDFFIHLLDMNTQWKAVSGDRELYEGTDRKTGEKKWTATRADLVFGSNSELRAIAEVYASSDAQGKFVNDFVSAWVKVMNLDRFDLV